The following proteins are co-located in the Pochonia chlamydosporia 170 chromosome 6, whole genome shotgun sequence genome:
- a CDS encoding FAD binding domain-containing protein (similar to Beauveria bassiana ARSEF 2860 XP_008594930.1) encodes MKYLLSNIVLASTTAALISGTESFATRSPCDQIASNISGQLYYPSDPSDHFSNGTEHFLSSSTEMPMCVVEVTSIQDVSHVLKIVRATRTPFAVKSGGHATNPGFSSTTGVLMSLSQLTQVNLSEDKSTVEIGLGNRWTDVYNALDGSGVNAVGGRVPGPGTGGFTLGGGYSWLTNQFGLACDTVISFNLVLPNGTATVVDWRTPDLFFALKGGLNRFGVVTSIVYKTVPQPETVYGGFQVFHSSAVPVLTEAILNFKRTTTESKAQVILSITGGPDSRAVLLSFYDGPGRPTVFDPFNNISALNSTLKDQTFASFVSSIPTGGSGKRGAFATLSTSGYTQKFLTAVANETAYYGWLGQNYSGEFSYEIQPFMDYGKHATDSAYPHQNSPLPLNLGATWKYEADDTFWRGIMQQSIDYLTEVAKEEGIYNSEMYAYPNYALGTYTGVQLYGLTNTARLRDIQSQYDPSGVMLLAGGFSL; translated from the exons AGGCCAATTATATTACCCATCTGACCCGAGCGACCATTTTTCCAACGGCACTGAGCATTTTCTGAGCTCGTCAACTGAGATGCCCATGTGCGTTGTTGAGGTGACAAGTATCCAAGATGTTTCACATGTCCTGAAAATAGTACGGGCCACTCGCACTCCGTTTGCCGTCAAATCTGGAGGTCACGCAACCAATCCGGGGTTTTCGAGCACCACTGGAGTTCTGATGTCCCTGTCGCAGCTAACCCAGGTGAATCTCTCCGAAGACAAAAGCACGGTTGAGATTGGCCTCGGGAAT CGCTGGACCGACGTATACAACGCCTTGGACGGATCGGGCGTTAACGCCGTAGGGGGCAGAGTTCCCGGTCCTGGCACGGGAGGCTTCACTTTAGGAGGTGGCTATTCCTGGTTAACCAATCAATTCGGCCTCGCTTGTGACACTGTCATCTCATTCAATCTGGTTCTTCCAAACGGAACAGCTACCGTCGTCGACTGGCGCACTCCGGATTTGTTCTTTGCTCTCAAGGGAGGCCTGAACCGATTCGGAGTTGTTACGAGCATCGTCTACAAAACGGTTCCTCAACCAGAGACTGTTTATGGGGGATTTCAGGTCTTCCACTCATCAGCAGTACCTGTATTGACGGAGGCAATACTTAACTTCAAACGTACCACCACAGAGTCCAAGGCTCAGGTTATTCTCAGTATTACCGGGGGGCCTGATTCTCGCGCAGTACTTCTATCATTCTACGACGGACCAGGTCGCCCCACCGTTTTCGATCCTTTTAATAATATCAGCGCCCTAAACAGTACACTTAAGGATCAAACTTTCGCATCTTTTGTCAGCTCTATCCCAACAGGGGGGAGCGGCAAGCGTGGAGCTTTCGCTACCCTTAGCACCTCTGGTTATACACAAAAATTCCTAACAGCCGTTGCTAACGAGACTGCATACTACGGCTGGTTAGGTCAAAACTACTCCGGGGAATTCTCCTATGAAATCCAACCTTTCATGGATTACGGTAAACATGCAACCGATTCTGCATATCCTCACCAGAACTCGCCACTGCCCCTAAACCTAGGAGCAACCTGGAAGTATGAGGCCGACGACACCTTTTGGCGCGGAATTATGCAGCAGTCGATTGATTACCTTACGGAGGtggccaaggaggaaggTATCTATAACTCTGAGATGTATGCCTATCCAAACTACGCCCTGGGAACCTACACAGGAGTACAGCTATACGGGTTGACCAATACGGCGCGGCTGCGAGACATCCAGTCGCAGTACGATCCGAGCGGTGTCATGCTGCTAGCCGGGGGGTTTTCACTATaa